CTCCGGACCGATCACCGACCAGGTCAGGAAGGGCTCCTCCAGCGCGTAGCAGAACACCGCCATCTCGCCGGTCGCGGGATCGACCTTGGGGTGCGCGGTGATCCCGGCCGGCAGGGCCCCGCCGAAGGTCTCCGGCCCCACGGTCTCCAGGCCGGGGGTGAGGCGGAACGGGCACCCGGATTCGGCCAGGGCCAGGAGCCGCCCGCCGTGCCGGACGACGTTGATGTCCGGCAGGTCCCGGAAGGTCCCGGCGAGGTCGGGACCGACGTCCGCCTCGCCCGGCACGATCATCGACTCCAAGCCGCCCCACAGGGCCCGCCCCGCCCGCTCCTCCGCGAGGAACGCGGGCGTGCGCACGAACCGGTTCCGGTAGCGGGCCGCGCCCTGCGAGATCCACACGCCGTGCAGCATCCCGTCGCCGTCGATCGGGTACAGGTACGAGCCGATCGGGCTGAACCGCGGATTCGGGCCGTTGCGCAGGTACAGGCCGTCCAGGTCGTCCGGCAGCTCGCCGGTCACGGCCAGGCCCACCTCGTCGACCTCCTCGGTCACCGGGGCGTACCGCCCGGAGAGGTGGGCGACCCGGGTGGGGTCGAAGGACGACCGTGCGGCGTGCGTGGTCATGGCTGCCTCCCGGCGCGCAACCGGGCGGGGCGGGCACCCGCCCGTGCGCCACCCTCCAGTCAAGCCCGGCCACCGGCCCGGGGCAACGCGGCGTGAGCCCCGTCACTTCCCGTGGCGGATGGGACATGCGGGTCGGGGAAAGGGGCAACCGCGGGTGATGCAAGATCACCGCGGGTCCGCCGCGGTGTCGGAACCGGAGGTACAGCGCGTCGTGTCGGAGCAGCAGACGATTCACATCGCCGGAGAATGGCGGCCCGCGATCTCGGGGGCGACCCGGGAAGTCCTCGACCCCGTCGACGCCACCGTGCTCGCCGTGGTCGCCGAGGGCGCCGCCGCGGACACCGACGCGGCCGTCGCCGCCGCCCGGGCCGCGTTCGACGGCGGAAAGTGGCCGCGGACCCCGGTCGCCGAGCGGGCCGCACTGCTGCGCCGCACCGCGGACCTGCTCGACCGCGACCGCGAGCGGATCGGCCTGCTGGAGAGCCGGGACGCGGGCAAGACCCTCGAAGAGGGCCGGGTGGACGTGGACTGCGTGGCCGCGGCCTTCCGCTACTTCGCCGACCTCGCCGCGGGCGGCAGCGCCGGGCGCGTGGTCGACGCGGGCTCGCCGGAGGTGCACAGCGTCGTCGTGCACGAGCCGGTCGGTGTCTGCGCCCTGATCACCCCGTGGAACTATCCGCTGCTCCAGGCCAGTTGGAAGATCGCCCCGGCCCTCGCCGCGGGCAACACCTTCGTGGTCAAGCCGAGCGAGATCACCCCCCTGACCACCGTCGCCCTCATCGAGCTGCTGGTGGAGGCCGGACTGCCGGCCGGCGTGGCGAACCTGGTCACCGGCGCCGGCGACCCGGTCGGCGCCCGCCTCGCCGACCACCCCGGGGTCGACCTCGTCTCCTTCACCGGCGGGCTGACCAGCGGCACCAAGGTCATGCGCGCCGCCGCGGACTCGGTCAAGAAGGTCGCCCTGGAACTGGGCGGCAAGAACCCGAACGTCGTCTTCGCCGACGCCTGCGCCACCGAGGAGGACTTCGACACCGCCGTCGACCAGGCCCTCAACGCCGCGTTCATCCACAGCGGCCAGGTGTGCTCCGCCGGTTCGCGGCTGATCGTCGAGGAACCGCTGCGGGAGCGCTTCGTCGCCGAACTCGCCCGGCGCGCGGACCTGATCCGCCTCGGCCGCGGCACCGACCCCGGCGTCGAGTGCGGCCCGCTGGTCTCCGCCGCCCAACTCGCCCGCACCGAGGAGTACGTGGCCTCCGCCCTGGCGGAGGGGGCGGTGCTGCGCGCGGGCGGCCTGCGGCCCGAGGGCCCCGGCTACTTCTACCGGCCGACCGTCCTCGACGGCTGCCACCGCGGGATGCGCGTCGTACGGGAAGAGGTCTTCGGCCCGGTCCTGACCGTCGAGACCTTCCGCACCGAGGACGAGGCCGTCGCCCTCGCCAACGACACCGAGTACGGACTCGCGGGCGGCGTGTGGACGGCCGACCCGGGACGGGCCCGCCGCGTGGCCGGCCGGCTGCGCCACGGAACCGTCTGGATCAACGACTTCCACCCCTACCTGCCGCAGGCCGAATGGGGCGGCTTCGGCAAGTCCGGCATCGGGCGGGAGCTCGGACCGGCCGGACTGGCCGAGTACCAGGAGGCAAAGCACGTGTACCAGAACCTCGCCCCGCGCCCCGTGCGCTGGTTCGCGGGCTGAAGGGGGACAACCGGATGACCCAGATGAACGAGACGACCACGGACGCGCAGCACCCGCGGTACGGGCAGCACCCGGACCACGCGACCGACCGGGACCGCGCGCCCGCTGCGCCCGCACCCGGCACCAGCCCGGCCGCCGCCGCGCACCAGGAGCCCGGGCCGGCCGCACCCGGCGGATCCGTCACCCTGGAGTACGACTACGTCGTCGTCGGCGGCGGCACCGCCGGCTCGGTGATCGCCTCCCGCCTCACCGAGGACCCCGACGTCACCGTCGCCGTCATCGAGGGCGGCCCCAGCGACGTCGACCGCCCCGACGTGCTCACCCTGCGCCGCTGGATGGGCCTGCTCGGCGGCGAGCTGGACTACGACTACCCCACCACCGAGCAGCCGCGCGGCAATTCGCACATCCGGCACAGCCGGGCCCGCGTCCTCGGCGGCTGCTCCTCCCACAACACCCTCATCGCCTTCAAGCCGCTGCCCTCCGACTGGGACGAGTGGTCGCGGGCGGGCGCCGACGGGTGGCACGCGGCGGCGATGGAACCGTACTTCGACCGCCTCCTCAACCACATCGTTCCGGTGGCCGAGCAGGACCGCAACGCCATCGCCCGCGACTTCGTCGACGCGGCCCGGGCCGCACTCGGCGTCCCCCGGGTCGAGGGCTTCAACCGCAAGCCCTTCCACGAAGGGGCCGGCTTCTTCGACCTCGCCTACCACCCCGAGGACAACAAGCGCTCCTCGGCCTCGGTGGCCTACCTGCACCCGGTGATGGACCGCCGCCCCAACCTCCGGATCCTGCTGGAGACCTGGGCGTACCGCCTCGAACTGGAGGGCACCCGGGCGCGCGGCGTGCACGTACGGGCCCAGGACGGCACCCGCTCCCTGGTCCGGGCCCGCCGCGAGGTGCTGGTCTGCGCCGGCGCGGTCGACACCCCGCGCCTGCTGCTGCACTCCGGAATCGGACCGCGCGGGGCCCTCGAAGCCCTCGGCATCCCCGTCGCCCACGACCTGCCGGGCGTCGGCGAGAACCTGCTCGACCATCCGGAGTCCGTGATCGTCTGGGAGACGGACGGGCCGATACCGGAGAACTCGGCGATGGACAGCGACGCCGGACTCTTCGTGCGCCGCGACCCCGAATCCCCGGGTCCCGACCTGATGTTCCACTTCTACCAGATCCCCTTCACGGACAACCCCGAGCGCCTCGGCTACGAACGGCCCGCGCACGGAGTCTCGTTGACCCCGAACATCCCCAAGCCGCGCAGCCGCGGCCGCCTCTACCTGACCAGCCCGGACCCCGAGGTCAAACCGGCCCTCGACTTCCGGTACTTCACCGACGAGGACGACTACGACGGCCGCACGCTGGTGGACGGCATCAAGCTGGCCCGCGAGATCGCCGCGACCCAGCCCCTCGCCGGCTGGCTCAAGCGCGAGGTCTGTCCCGGACCGGAGGTCACCAGCGACGAGGCGCTGAGCAGCTACGCCCGCTCGGTCGCGCACACCGTCTACCACCCGGCGGGGACCTGCAAGATGGGCGCCGCCGACGACGAGACCGCCGTCGTGGGACCGGACCTCAAGGTCCGCGGCCTCGACGGCATCCGGATCGCGGACGCGTCCGTCTTCCCGACGATGCCCGCGGTCAACCCGATGATCGGAGTGCTCATGGTCGGCGAGAAGGCCGCCGAACTGCTGGGAGGCGAGAACCGGTGAACCCGATGGACGCAGCGACGTGCGAACCGGCGACGACCGGCGCCGAGGCCACCCCCGTCTTCTCCGTCGGTGGCCTGTGGAAGGTGTTCGGCCCGAAGGGCGCCGCGGCCAAGGTCCCCGGCTCCGAGCACGCCGACCTCCCCGCCGCCGAACTGCGCGAGCGCACCGGCTGCACCGCCGCCGTCCGCGACGTCACCTTCGACGTCCGCAAGGGCGAGGTCTTCGTCGTCATGGGCCTCTCCGGCTCCGGCAAGTCCACCCTGGTGCGCTGTCTGACCCGGCTCATCGAGCCCACCGCCGGAACCCTCGCCATCGACGGCGAGGACGTCCTCGCCATGGACGCGGGCCGGCTGCGCTCCCTGCGCCGTCACCGCGCCGCCATGGTCTTCCAGCACTTCGGCCTGCTGCCGCACCGCACCGTCATGGACAACGTCGCCTACGGCCTGGAGATCCAGGGCGTGAGCCGCGCCGAGCGCCGCGCCAGGGCCGCCGACATGGTCGCCAAGGTCGGCCTCGAAGGGCTGGAGGACCGCCGGCCCGGTCAGCTCTCGGGCGGCCAGCAGCAGCGCGTCGGGCTCGCCCGCGCCCTCGCCGCCGACCCCGAAGTCCTGCTGTTCGACGAGCCGTTCAGCGCGCTCGACCCGCTGATCCGGCGCGAGATGCAGGACGAGGTCGCGCGCCTCCATCACGACGAGGGCCGCACCATGGTCTTCATCACCCACGACCTCGCGGAGGCACTGCGCCTCGGCGACCGGATCGCCCTGATGCGCGACGGCCGGATCGTCCAGCTCGGCACCCCCGAGGAGATCGTCGGCTCGCCCGCCGACGACTACGTACGGGACTTCGTCCGCGACGTCCCGCGCGAGCAGGTGCTCACCGTGCGCAGCGCCATGCGGCCCGCCGCCGTCGGGGAGTCCGAGCGCGGCCCGGCGCTCGCCCCCACCACGACCGTGGTCGACGCCATCGAGGCCGTCGCGCGCAGCGGCGGCCCGGCCCGCGTCGTCGAGCGCGGCCGCTGCCTGGGCATCGTCGACGACGCCGCCCTCCTCGCGGTGGTGGCCGGCCTGCCGGCCGCGACCCGGCGGGAGGTGGCCGCGTGAGGCGACGACCCCCCTGTACCGTCCCCGCTCCCGGAGCCGGGAGGTGGGGCGCGTGACCTCGGCCGCTCCCTCCGTACGCGGACCCCACGAGCCCGCGGACCCCCGAGACCGGGACGCGAGCCGTCCCGGCCGCACCTCCCACGGCCGCGCCCCCACCGGACCCGGGTCCGCCACCGCGACCGCGACCGCCGACCGGGCGCAGGCCGAGAGCCGCCCCGGCCGTTCCGGCGCCGCCGACCCGGCCCCTTCCCCGCAGCGCCCGCTGCTCCGCCACCGCGCCGCCCGCAAGCTCCTGCCGCTCGCCGTCGTCGCGGCGGCGCTGGTCCCGCTCGCCCTGCTGTTCCCGGGCGCGGGCAGCTGGCCCGCCCCACTGGCCGTCGACCTCTCCGGACCGCTCGGCAGGGCCGGTGACTGGATCATCGACAACCGCGACAGCCACCCGCTCTTCCTCTACTTCTTCGGCCACGTCAGCAACGCCGTCGTGATCTGCGTCCGCGCCGTGTACAGCGTCCTGCTCGCCGCCGGCTGGCTGGGCGTCACCGCCTTCGCCGGCCTGCTCGCCTGGCGTCTCGCCGGCCTGCGGCTCGCCCTCACCTGCGTCGCCTCGTTCGTGGCCTGCGGACTCCTCGGCATGTGGGTGCCCACCCTGCAGACCCTCGCACTGATGGCCGTCGCGGTCGGCGCGGCCGTCGTCGTCGGCGCGCTCCTCGGGCTCGCCGCCGGCCTCTCCGCGCGCGCCGACCGCGCCCTGCGCCCCGTCCTCGACACCATGCAGGTCCTGCCCGCCTTCGCCTACCTGCTCCCCATGGTGCTGGTCTTCGGCATCGGCGTGCCCGCCGCCGTCCTCGCCACCGTCGTCTACGCGGCCCCGCCCATGGCCCGCCTCACGGCGCTCGGCCTGCGCGAGGCCGACGCCGGAGTGCTGGAGGCCTCCGCCTCGCTCGGCGCCACCGGACGGCAGCGGCTGTTCACCGCACGGCTCCCGCTCGCGCGCCGACAGCTCCTGCTCGGCGTCAACCAGGCCATCATGACCGGCCTGTCCATGGCCGTCATCGCCTCGGTGATCGGGGCCGGCGGCCTCGGCGACCGCGTCTACCAGGCCCTCGCCTCCGTGGACGTCGGCGCCGCGCTCGCCGCGGGCATCCCCATCGTGCTGCTGGCCGTGGTCCTCGACCGCACCGCCGATGCCGCCGGCAACCGACTCGGCGCCTCCACGCCGGGTCCGGCGCGCGAACGGAGCCTGCTGCGCCGGGTGTTCGCCGGCTGGTACGGGCGGCTGCTGACCGTCCTCGCGGCCGTCGCGGCCGCCGTCGCCGGCCGCATCGCGGGCGCCGCCCTGTGGCCCGACTCCTGGCTCGTGCCGATCGCGGAGCCCGTCAACCGGGCCGTCGCCTGGATGACCGCCCACCTCTACACCGGCGTCCCCGTCATCGGCGGCACCGCCGACTGGGCCGCCCGCTTCACCGGCTGGATCCTGGACCCGATGCGCACCGGACTGCAGGCCGCCCCCTGGTGGCTGCTCCTGCTGCTCGCCGGCGCGCTCGCCCTCCTCGTCGGCACCTGGCGCACCGCGCTCACCGCCGTCCTCGCCCTCGCCGCCATCGGCGTCCTCGGCGTCTGGGAGCCCTCCCTCGACACCCTCTCGCAGGTGCTGGCCGCCGTCGCCGTCACCCTCGTGCTCGGCTTCGCGATCTCCCTCGTCGCCGCCCGCAGCGCCCGCGCCCAGCGGCTGCTGCGCCCGGTGCTCGACGTGTGCCAGACCATGCCGCAGTTCGTCTACCTCATCCCCGTGGTCGCGCTGTTCGGCGTCGGGCGCGCCCCGGCCGCGGCCGCGGCGATCGTGTACGCGCTGCCCGCCGTCATCCGCATCACCACCCAGGGCCTGGGCGAAGTGAACCCGGCGGCCGTCGAGTCGGCCCGCTCCCTCGGCGCGACCCGCTCGCAGCTGCTGCGGCAGGTGCAACTGCCGCTCGCGCGGCCCGCCCTGCTGCTCGCCGTCAACCAGGCGGTGGTGCTGGTACTGGCCGTCGTCATCATCGGCGGACTCGTGGGCGGCGGCGCGCTCGGCTACGACGTCGTCCTCGGCCTCGCCCAGGGCGACCTCGCCACCGGTCTGGTCGCCGGCGCGTCGATCGTCTGCCTCGGCCTGCTGCTCGACCGCGTCACCCAGCCCGCGAAGGAGGCCTGAGATGCCCGCCCGACACCCCGGAACCGGCCGCACCCGCACGGTGGCCGCCGCCCTCGCCGCGGGCACGGCCCTCGCCGTGCTCACCGGCTGTGGCGCGGCGGACATGACGCGCCAGTCCTCCCCGTACGCCGCCGCGCGCGGCGCGAAGACCGTCACGCTCTCGGTCCAGTCCTGGGTCGGCGCGCAGGCGAACACCGCCGTCGCCTCCTACCTGCTCGAACACGAGCTGGGCTACCGCGTGGACACGGTCCAGGTCGACGAGGTCCCCGCCTGGGACGCGCTCAGCCAGGGCCGCGTCGACGCGATCCTGGAGGACTGGGGCCACCCCGAGCAGGAGAAGCGCTACGTCACGGACAAGAAGACCGTCACCCCGGGCGGCGACCTCGGGGTGACGGGCCACATCGGCTGGTTCGTCCCCACCTACTTCGCCGAGCGGCACCCCGACGTCACGGACTGGAAGAACCTGGACAGGTACGCGGACCAGCTGCGCACGCCCGAGAGCCGCGGCAAGGGCCAGCTGATGGACGGCTCGCCGTCGTACGTCACGAACGACAAGGCCCTGGTGAGGAACCTCGACCTGGACTACGAGGTCGTCTTCGCCGGGTCCGAGGCCGCGCAGATCACCCAGATCAAGCAGTTCGCCAAGGAGGGCAAGCCCTTCCTGACCTACTGGTACAAGCCGCAGTGGCTGTTCGAGCGGGTGCCGATGACGGAGGTGAAGCTGCCCGAGTACCAGCAGGGCTGCGACGCCGACCCGGAGAAGGTGGCCTGCGGCTATCCGCACACCCCGCTGCGGAAGTACCTGAACACGCGCTTCGCCGAGTCCGGGGGGAAGGCGGCCGCCTTCCTGAAGAAGTTCCACTGGACCGTGGAGGAGCAGAACGAGGTGTCGCTGATGATCGCGGAGGAGAAGCTGCCGCCGGAGCAGGCCGCCGAGAAGTGGGTCGAGCGCAACCGGGCGGTGTGGGAGCCGTGGACCGGCTGACCCGCTGACCTGCTGACCCGCGCACCTGCTGCGGGGACCGCACCTGACGCGGCCGAGGCCCGCCGCACCCGATCGGGTGCGGCGGGCCTCGGCCCTTGGGGCGGGTGCTACTCGGCGGAGATGTTCAGCAGCTTGTTGGGGGTGCCGCCGCTGGGGTTGGTGATCTTTCCGGCGGTGGCACCGGAGGTCAGGGCCTGCGCGACCTGGGCGGGCGTGGCGTCCTTGTGTCCGGCCAGGTAGAGGGCGGCGGCACCGACCACGTGCGGGGTCGCCATCGAGGTGCCGGAGATGGTCTTCGTGCCGGTGTCGCTGTCGTTCCAGGCCGAGGTGATGTCGGAGCCCGGGGCGTACAGGTCGACGACCGAACCGAAGTTGGAGAACGAGGACTGGGCGTCGTCCACGGTGCTGGACGCCACGGTGACGGCCTCGGGGACCCGCGAGGGCGAACCCTGGCCGGCGTCGGCCGACTCGTTGCCCGCCGCGACGGCGAAGGTGACGCCGGAGGCTATCGACCGGCGCACCGCCTCGTCGAGCGCCTCATCGGCGCCGCCGCCGAGGCTCATGTTGGCCACCGAGGGACCGCTGTGGTGCTGCGTGACCCAGTCGATGCCCGCCACGACCTGCTCGGTGGTGCCCGACCCGTTGTCGTCGAGGACACGGACGGCGACGACCTTGGCCTTCTTGGCCACCCCGTGGGAGGTGCCCGCGATGGTCCCGGCGACGTGCGTGCCGTGGCCGTTGCCGTCGTCCGCGCTGTCGTCGTTGTCCACGGCGTCGAAGCCGTGCTCGGCGCGGCCGCCGAAGTCCTTGTGGGTGATGCGCACACCGGTGTCGATGACGTAGGCCGTCACGCCGTCACCGCCCGCGTCCGGGTAGGTGTACTTCTCGTCGCCGGCCGTGTCGGCCTGGTCGATGCGGTCGAGACCCCAGGAAGGCGGATTCTCCTGCGTGGTGTTGATGGAGAACTTCTTGTTCTGGACGACCTTGCCCACGGTCGGTTCCGCCGCGAGGCGCTTGGCGTCCTGCTCCGAAAGGCCGGTCGCCGCGAAGCCGTTGACGGCCGAGCCGTACTCGCGGCTCACCTCGCCGCCGTACTTCTTGGCAAGTGCCTTCTTGTCCGCCGACTTGTCCAGGATGACGATGTAACTGCCGCTCAGCGCGCCGGGTGCGCCGAGGCCGTAGACCGTGCCCTCGGCCGGAGTGGCCGCACCGGCGAGGGGGGAGAGCAGCATGGTCACGCCCGCTACGGTCGCGGCTCCCGTGATCACGGCCACGATGCGGAATCCGCGGGAACCGGTGCGTGCGTGCTGGTGAGTTGACATGAAGAGGGTTCTCCTCGTGTTGACGTGTGGGGCGTCACAGCGTTGTCGCGCAAACCCTCCGGAGGCGAAAGATCTCCGGGAGTTGGTTCGAAACCCTGACCGATTCGCGGAGGTGATTCAAGGTCACATCGACTCTCGGGGATATTCAACAAGGTTTCTTAAAGGGAACTCCTCGTCCGCTCCCCGGGACGGTCACACTCTTCGAACCGTCTCCACGGGATGATCACTTCTCGTGTGCGTTCGCGAATGCCCGGGCGCGCCGACCGTGGGACCCTGGAACCCGGAACCGATCGTCGTCGGGCGGACGGGCATGGACGGCACAGACGGCAGGGACGCGGCCGCGGAAGCGGAAGCGACGGAGGGCGGCAGCAGGGCCACACGGTCCCGCCGCCGGTCGCCCGCGCTCACCTCCGGGCCGGTCTCCGCCCGGTCCCGGGCGGCCGCCGCGATCGTCCTGCTGCGGGACGGCACGGGCCCCGTGCCCGCCGCGGCCCGCCGCTCCGTCCGGGTCACCCTGGCCGCGTGCATCGGCTTCTACGGATTCCTCCACCTGCTGGACCGGCCGACCGCGGCGACGTACGCGCTCTTCGCGGCCGTCGCACTGGCCGCGCTGGCCCGGATCCCCGGAACCGGCCGCCAGCGGTCCGCCGAACTCGTCAGCGCCCTGCCCGTGGCCTGCGCCCTGGTGACCGTCGGCACCCTGCTCGCCGTCCGCACCTGGACCGCTGTGGCCGGCATGCTCCTCATCGGCTTCTGCCTGGCCTTCGGAGCGGCCGGCGGCCCCCGCCCGGCCGGCACCGCCCCCGGGCTCCAACTGCTCTACATCCTGCCCTGCTTCCCCCCGTACGCCCCCGGCGAACTCGGCGAGCGGCTGCTGGGCACCCTCACGGGGCTCGTCCTGCTGATCCTCGCCGAGGCGTTCGTCCTGCCCGACCCGCGCGTCCCCTCGTACCGCGACCGGGCCGCCGAGGCCGTCCGGGCCGCCGCCCGGTGCGCCGCCGTGCTGCGCGAGCCGCCGTACGCCCTGCCCACGGCCGTCTCCGCCCACGCCGCCGCGTCCGCCCAGGCGCTGCGGCCGTCCTCGGTCCCCGAAGCGGAGCGACCGGCCGGCCCCGGGGTGCGCGAACGCGCGCTGGCCCACACCGGGCTGGCCGCACGGACCCTGCTGTCCCGGCTGCGGGCCCTGCCCGCCCCGCGTCCGGGCACCCGGCCGGAGGCCGCGGAGCTGCGGCTGACCCGGTCGGTGGAGCGGGCCGCGCGCGAGACGGCCGCGCTCCTCGCCGCGGGCGCCACGGGGGAGGGGGCGGGAGGGGGAGAGGCGGCCCGCACGCTGCTGCGGGTGCGCGCCGAGAGCGCCGATCACGTGCCCTGCGCCCCCGCCGACCGTCGCAGGCACGCCGCCCTGCTGGAGGTGGCGGACGCGGCGCTGGTCCTCGGCACCGCCGCGGACATCGCCGTCCGGGGGCGCGGCGCCGTCGGGGACACGGACTTCGGACGCTTCTGGTACGCCCGCACCGGCACGCTCCGGCTGTGGTGGATCCGGCTCGTGGGCAACGCCGGTCCGCGGTCCGTCCACTTCCAGAACGCGGTGCGGATCAGCCTGGCGCTCGGCGTGGCCCGCGTCGTGGCCGGGCTCGACTCGCTGCCGCATGGCTTCTGGGCCATGCTCGCGGTCCTCTCGCTGACCCGGACCACGGCCGTCCAGACCCGCTCCACGGTCCGCACCGCACTGATCGGCACCTGCATGGGCGCCCTGGCCGCCGGCAGCGTGCTCGCCCTGGCCGGCGAGGCCAGCACGCTGTACGCGTACCTGCTGCCGCCGCTGATGCTGGTCGCCTTCACCGTGGGACCGGTGCGCGGCGTGGGCTGGGCCCAGGCCATGTTCACCCTGGTCGTCGCCGTGGTGTTCGCGCAACTGGCACCGGCCACCTGGCAGTTGGCGGAGGTCCGGTTCCTCGACGTACTGATCGGGAGCGTCATCGGCATCGTCTGCGGGCTGTTCGCGTGGCCCCGCGGGGCCCACGACGAGCTGGGGCGCGCGGTGGCCCGGCTGCTGCGGGCGGCCGCCGCCGATGTCGCGGCCACCACGAAGGCCGTCAGCTCCGGGGCCGGGCCCCTCCCGGACCGGGACGACGACCCCGGGGTCCAGCACGCGCTGGCGCTCGCCGAGACGGCGTACGCCCAGTACCAGGGGGAGGCCCAGCGGGCGGCCGGGCCGACGCCGGACTGGCAGGGCGCGCTCATGTCCGGCCACCACGTGCTGTGGGGCGCGCGGCGGGTGCTCACGGCCGCGGCCGACGGTTCGCCGCCGGACCCGCGGGCGGACGCCCGGCTCAGGGCGTACGGGGCCTGGGTCGCGGAGGGGTTCGCGCTGGCCGCGGCGCGCTTCGACGTACCCGAGGGGCCCCGGGCGGAGGCAGGACCGGTGGCCGGGTCGGTGGTCGGACCGGTGGCCGGGTCGGTGGTCGCGGGCGGCGAGGGCGGGCGGGTCTCCCGG
Above is a window of Streptomyces subrutilus DNA encoding:
- a CDS encoding aldehyde dehydrogenase family protein gives rise to the protein MQDHRGSAAVSEPEVQRVVSEQQTIHIAGEWRPAISGATREVLDPVDATVLAVVAEGAAADTDAAVAAARAAFDGGKWPRTPVAERAALLRRTADLLDRDRERIGLLESRDAGKTLEEGRVDVDCVAAAFRYFADLAAGGSAGRVVDAGSPEVHSVVVHEPVGVCALITPWNYPLLQASWKIAPALAAGNTFVVKPSEITPLTTVALIELLVEAGLPAGVANLVTGAGDPVGARLADHPGVDLVSFTGGLTSGTKVMRAAADSVKKVALELGGKNPNVVFADACATEEDFDTAVDQALNAAFIHSGQVCSAGSRLIVEEPLRERFVAELARRADLIRLGRGTDPGVECGPLVSAAQLARTEEYVASALAEGAVLRAGGLRPEGPGYFYRPTVLDGCHRGMRVVREEVFGPVLTVETFRTEDEAVALANDTEYGLAGGVWTADPGRARRVAGRLRHGTVWINDFHPYLPQAEWGGFGKSGIGRELGPAGLAEYQEAKHVYQNLAPRPVRWFAG
- a CDS encoding GMC family oxidoreductase produces the protein MTQMNETTTDAQHPRYGQHPDHATDRDRAPAAPAPGTSPAAAAHQEPGPAAPGGSVTLEYDYVVVGGGTAGSVIASRLTEDPDVTVAVIEGGPSDVDRPDVLTLRRWMGLLGGELDYDYPTTEQPRGNSHIRHSRARVLGGCSSHNTLIAFKPLPSDWDEWSRAGADGWHAAAMEPYFDRLLNHIVPVAEQDRNAIARDFVDAARAALGVPRVEGFNRKPFHEGAGFFDLAYHPEDNKRSSASVAYLHPVMDRRPNLRILLETWAYRLELEGTRARGVHVRAQDGTRSLVRARREVLVCAGAVDTPRLLLHSGIGPRGALEALGIPVAHDLPGVGENLLDHPESVIVWETDGPIPENSAMDSDAGLFVRRDPESPGPDLMFHFYQIPFTDNPERLGYERPAHGVSLTPNIPKPRSRGRLYLTSPDPEVKPALDFRYFTDEDDYDGRTLVDGIKLAREIAATQPLAGWLKREVCPGPEVTSDEALSSYARSVAHTVYHPAGTCKMGAADDETAVVGPDLKVRGLDGIRIADASVFPTMPAVNPMIGVLMVGEKAAELLGGENR
- a CDS encoding quaternary amine ABC transporter ATP-binding protein, which encodes MDAATCEPATTGAEATPVFSVGGLWKVFGPKGAAAKVPGSEHADLPAAELRERTGCTAAVRDVTFDVRKGEVFVVMGLSGSGKSTLVRCLTRLIEPTAGTLAIDGEDVLAMDAGRLRSLRRHRAAMVFQHFGLLPHRTVMDNVAYGLEIQGVSRAERRARAADMVAKVGLEGLEDRRPGQLSGGQQQRVGLARALAADPEVLLFDEPFSALDPLIRREMQDEVARLHHDEGRTMVFITHDLAEALRLGDRIALMRDGRIVQLGTPEEIVGSPADDYVRDFVRDVPREQVLTVRSAMRPAAVGESERGPALAPTTTVVDAIEAVARSGGPARVVERGRCLGIVDDAALLAVVAGLPAATRREVAA
- a CDS encoding ABC transporter permease subunit produces the protein MLRHRAARKLLPLAVVAAALVPLALLFPGAGSWPAPLAVDLSGPLGRAGDWIIDNRDSHPLFLYFFGHVSNAVVICVRAVYSVLLAAGWLGVTAFAGLLAWRLAGLRLALTCVASFVACGLLGMWVPTLQTLALMAVAVGAAVVVGALLGLAAGLSARADRALRPVLDTMQVLPAFAYLLPMVLVFGIGVPAAVLATVVYAAPPMARLTALGLREADAGVLEASASLGATGRQRLFTARLPLARRQLLLGVNQAIMTGLSMAVIASVIGAGGLGDRVYQALASVDVGAALAAGIPIVLLAVVLDRTADAAGNRLGASTPGPARERSLLRRVFAGWYGRLLTVLAAVAAAVAGRIAGAALWPDSWLVPIAEPVNRAVAWMTAHLYTGVPVIGGTADWAARFTGWILDPMRTGLQAAPWWLLLLLAGALALLVGTWRTALTAVLALAAIGVLGVWEPSLDTLSQVLAAVAVTLVLGFAISLVAARSARAQRLLRPVLDVCQTMPQFVYLIPVVALFGVGRAPAAAAAIVYALPAVIRITTQGLGEVNPAAVESARSLGATRSQLLRQVQLPLARPALLLAVNQAVVLVLAVVIIGGLVGGGALGYDVVLGLAQGDLATGLVAGASIVCLGLLLDRVTQPAKEA
- a CDS encoding ABC transporter substrate-binding protein; this encodes MPARHPGTGRTRTVAAALAAGTALAVLTGCGAADMTRQSSPYAAARGAKTVTLSVQSWVGAQANTAVASYLLEHELGYRVDTVQVDEVPAWDALSQGRVDAILEDWGHPEQEKRYVTDKKTVTPGGDLGVTGHIGWFVPTYFAERHPDVTDWKNLDRYADQLRTPESRGKGQLMDGSPSYVTNDKALVRNLDLDYEVVFAGSEAAQITQIKQFAKEGKPFLTYWYKPQWLFERVPMTEVKLPEYQQGCDADPEKVACGYPHTPLRKYLNTRFAESGGKAAAFLKKFHWTVEEQNEVSLMIAEEKLPPEQAAEKWVERNRAVWEPWTG
- a CDS encoding S8 family peptidase, translated to MSTHQHARTGSRGFRIVAVITGAATVAGVTMLLSPLAGAATPAEGTVYGLGAPGALSGSYIVILDKSADKKALAKKYGGEVSREYGSAVNGFAATGLSEQDAKRLAAEPTVGKVVQNKKFSINTTQENPPSWGLDRIDQADTAGDEKYTYPDAGGDGVTAYVIDTGVRITHKDFGGRAEHGFDAVDNDDSADDGNGHGTHVAGTIAGTSHGVAKKAKVVAVRVLDDNGSGTTEQVVAGIDWVTQHHSGPSVANMSLGGGADEALDEAVRRSIASGVTFAVAAGNESADAGQGSPSRVPEAVTVASSTVDDAQSSFSNFGSVVDLYAPGSDITSAWNDSDTGTKTISGTSMATPHVVGAAALYLAGHKDATPAQVAQALTSGATAGKITNPSGGTPNKLLNISAE